In Littorina saxatilis isolate snail1 linkage group LG8, US_GU_Lsax_2.0, whole genome shotgun sequence, a single genomic region encodes these proteins:
- the LOC138973024 gene encoding uncharacterized protein isoform X2 — protein MHSALAQSMLRLINSQPAEHHTDSSQSFFPRTIGIGEWNALPPQAVSSASDIFLSLIVNHRFGSTSRPPEKPEEVRCRDMTCRQLAEWCLALLRMMIRFSPFCADRATRTDPHCWHDLYSCIQHFTFTLVTLRLLSLD, from the exons ATGCACTCAGCACTCGCTCAATCCATGCTGAGGCTCATAAACTCCCAGCCTGCAGAACATCATACAGACAGCAGTCAGTCTTTCTTTCCTCGCACCATTGGCATTGGCGAATGGAACGCCCTCCCACCACAGGCAGTATCCTCAGCCTCGGACATTTTCCTCTCACTGATTGTCAATCATCGGTTTGGATCAACCAgcag gcctcccgagaaaccagag gAAGTGAGGTGCCGAGATATGACGTGCAGGCAGCTTGCAGAGTGGTGCCTGGCTTTGCTGAGGATGATGATCAGATTCAGTCCATTCTGTGCTGACAGAGCTACCAGAACTGACCCACACTGCTGGCATGACCTTTACAGCTGCATTCAACACTTTACTTTTACGCTGGTAACTTTACGGTTGCTCTCTCTCGATtga
- the LOC138973024 gene encoding uncharacterized protein isoform X3 produces the protein MERPPTTGSILSLGHFPLTDCQSSVWINQQASRETRGSEVPRYDVQAACRVVPGFAEDDDQIQSILCIGIPRLSHM, from the exons ATGGAACGCCCTCCCACCACAGGCAGTATCCTCAGCCTCGGACATTTTCCTCTCACTGATTGTCAATCATCGGTTTGGATCAACCAgcag gcctcccgagaaaccagag gAAGTGAGGTGCCGAGATATGACGTGCAGGCAGCTTGCAGAGTGGTGCCTGGCTTTGCTGAGGATGATGATCAGATTCAGTCCATTCTG tgcatTGGTATTCCTAGACTATCACACATGTGA
- the LOC138973024 gene encoding uncharacterized protein isoform X1, whose product MHSALAQSMLRLINSQPAEHHTDSSQSFFPRTIGIGEWNALPPQAVSSASDIFLSLIVNHRFGSTSRPPEKPEVMCIIHTAPVFQFQQFTFKHGYMYWRGIRMTWHGALHYRLPLKRSEVPRYDVQAACRVVPGFAEDDDQIQSILCIGIPRLSHM is encoded by the exons ATGCACTCAGCACTCGCTCAATCCATGCTGAGGCTCATAAACTCCCAGCCTGCAGAACATCATACAGACAGCAGTCAGTCTTTCTTTCCTCGCACCATTGGCATTGGCGAATGGAACGCCCTCCCACCACAGGCAGTATCCTCAGCCTCGGACATTTTCCTCTCACTGATTGTCAATCATCGGTTTGGATCAACCAgcag gcctcccgagaaaccagaggtgatgtgcatcattcatacagctcctgtcttccagttccaacagtttacctttaaacatggatacatgtactggagaggtatcaggatgacttggcatggtgctttacattacagactacccctgaaga gAAGTGAGGTGCCGAGATATGACGTGCAGGCAGCTTGCAGAGTGGTGCCTGGCTTTGCTGAGGATGATGATCAGATTCAGTCCATTCTG tgcatTGGTATTCCTAGACTATCACACATGTGA